From Cellulosimicrobium cellulans, the proteins below share one genomic window:
- the ftsX gene encoding permease-like cell division protein FtsX, with protein sequence MRLQFILAELGQGLRRNVSMTVSVILVTFVSLTFVGASMLLQAQIGKLKDDWYDKVEVSVFLCPTGSPSPTCAAGEATPDQIAALEDVFENELADEIQTVYFESKDDAFAAFQERYPDGYLGTQLTVDDMQASFRLKLTNPENYEVVNDVVTGRPGVEVVEDQRRIFDSLFLALNRASLLAAGLAAVMLLAAVLLITTTIRLSALSRRRETGIMRLVGASNLFIQLPFLLEGAIAAVLGALLAVGGLWVGVKYLVTDWLSQSVTWVAYVDESDVLRIAPVLVGIAFLLAAVSSVVTLNRHTRV encoded by the coding sequence GGTCATCCTCGTCACGTTCGTCTCGTTGACGTTCGTCGGGGCGTCCATGCTGCTGCAGGCGCAGATCGGCAAGCTCAAGGACGACTGGTACGACAAGGTCGAGGTCTCCGTCTTCCTGTGCCCGACCGGCTCGCCGTCGCCGACGTGTGCCGCGGGCGAGGCGACCCCGGACCAGATCGCGGCTCTCGAGGACGTCTTCGAGAACGAGCTCGCCGACGAGATCCAGACGGTCTACTTCGAGTCCAAGGACGACGCGTTCGCGGCGTTCCAGGAGCGGTACCCGGACGGCTACCTCGGCACGCAGCTCACCGTGGACGACATGCAGGCGTCCTTCCGCCTCAAGCTCACGAACCCGGAGAACTACGAGGTCGTCAACGACGTCGTCACCGGACGCCCGGGCGTCGAGGTCGTGGAGGACCAGCGCCGCATCTTCGACTCGCTGTTCCTCGCGCTCAACCGCGCGTCGCTCCTCGCCGCCGGCCTCGCAGCGGTCATGCTCCTCGCCGCGGTGCTGCTCATCACGACGACGATCCGGCTGTCCGCGCTGAGCCGGCGCCGGGAGACCGGCATCATGCGCCTCGTCGGTGCGTCGAACCTGTTCATCCAGCTCCCGTTCCTCCTCGAGGGGGCGATCGCGGCCGTGCTCGGCGCGCTCCTCGCGGTCGGCGGGCTCTGGGTGGGGGTGAAGTACCTCGTCACCGACTGGTTGTCGCAGTCCGTGACGTGGGTGGCCTACGTCGACGAGTCGGACGTGCTGCGCATCGCGCCGGTCCTCGTCGGCATCGCGTTCCTGCTGGCGGCCGTCTCCTCGGTCGTCACGCTCAACCGGCACACGAGGGTGTGA
- a CDS encoding M23 family metallopeptidase, with translation MTRDLRRATAALIATTMLLVGSVASASADDIDDRRAAAERRQSEILGGREQLQSELEDTDAELAQAVVDLQAIEARLPVAQAELDAAEAEVERTQREAELLAQRLEDALGQEAAISAEIERGATDVADAKSSIAEMARQAYRGQGDVSSLGIVTGAQSTEEFIEEYAVSSTAARSQSRSLQDLLEAESVARNREARLQAVRETVADLKKQADENVVAAEAARKAAADRKAEVEQLIVDQQAKKATIEERKAAAEAKVAENEAAQQSLQQEIKGIIAEQAERDRKAAEEEARRQQQQPSGGGGGSSGGGGGGGSSSGGDRGSISSFLSFPTAVPYVTSSYGMRLHPILGYYRLHAGTDLRAYCGTPIMAAGPGTVVHAQWRNGFGNQVLINHGTVGGSNLMTSYNHLTRFAVSSGQSVNKGDVIGYSGNTGLSGACHLHFEVYVNGSTIDPMSVLR, from the coding sequence ATGACCCGGGACCTCCGCCGCGCGACCGCGGCCCTGATCGCCACGACGATGCTCCTCGTGGGGAGCGTCGCGTCGGCGTCCGCCGACGACATCGACGACCGGCGCGCCGCCGCGGAACGCCGTCAGTCCGAGATCCTCGGCGGCCGCGAGCAGCTCCAGTCCGAGCTCGAGGACACCGACGCCGAGCTCGCGCAGGCGGTCGTCGACCTCCAGGCGATCGAGGCGCGCCTGCCGGTCGCGCAGGCCGAGCTGGACGCCGCGGAGGCCGAGGTGGAGCGGACCCAGCGTGAGGCGGAGCTGCTCGCGCAACGGCTCGAGGACGCGCTCGGGCAGGAGGCCGCGATCAGCGCCGAGATCGAGCGCGGCGCGACCGACGTCGCCGACGCGAAGTCCAGCATCGCGGAGATGGCGCGCCAGGCGTACCGCGGCCAGGGTGACGTCTCGAGCCTGGGCATCGTCACGGGTGCGCAGAGCACCGAGGAGTTCATCGAGGAGTACGCGGTCTCGTCGACGGCGGCACGCAGCCAGTCCCGGTCCCTCCAGGACCTCCTCGAGGCCGAGTCCGTGGCCCGCAACCGCGAGGCGCGCCTGCAGGCGGTGCGGGAGACGGTCGCCGACCTGAAGAAGCAGGCGGACGAGAACGTCGTCGCCGCCGAGGCCGCGCGCAAGGCGGCGGCGGACCGCAAGGCCGAGGTCGAGCAGCTCATCGTCGACCAGCAGGCGAAGAAGGCGACGATCGAGGAGCGCAAGGCCGCGGCCGAGGCGAAGGTCGCCGAGAACGAGGCCGCCCAGCAGTCGCTGCAGCAGGAGATCAAGGGGATCATCGCCGAGCAGGCGGAACGCGACCGGAAGGCCGCGGAGGAGGAGGCGCGGCGCCAGCAGCAGCAGCCGTCCGGCGGCGGTGGTGGGTCGTCCGGCGGTGGCGGTGGCGGCGGGTCCTCGTCGGGGGGCGACCGCGGGAGCATCTCGAGCTTCCTGTCGTTCCCGACCGCCGTGCCGTACGTGACGTCGAGCTACGGGATGCGGCTGCACCCGATCCTCGGGTACTACCGCCTGCACGCCGGGACCGACCTGCGCGCCTACTGCGGGACCCCGATCATGGCCGCGGGGCCGGGGACGGTCGTCCACGCGCAGTGGCGCAACGGGTTCGGCAACCAGGTCCTGATCAACCACGGGACCGTCGGCGGGTCGAACCTCATGACGAGCTACAACCACCTCACGCGCTTCGCGGTGTCCTCCGGCCAGTCGGTCAACAAGGGGGACGTCATCGGCTACTCGGGCAACACCGGGCTGTCGGGGGCGTGCCACCTCCACTTCGAGGTGTACGTCAACGGTTCCACCATCGACCCGATGTCGGTCCTGCGCTGA
- the smpB gene encoding SsrA-binding protein SmpB, with translation MAKDTGRKVVASNRKARHDYVIEDVYEAGIVLSGTEVKALRMGRASLVDGYVAVDRGEAWLENVHIPEYTEGTWNNHAPRRKRKLLLHKEEILRLESKTREKGHTIVPLALYFLDGRAKVEIALARGKKEYDKRQALREKQDNREAQRAMRQRELR, from the coding sequence ATGGCGAAGGACACCGGCCGCAAGGTCGTCGCCAGCAACCGCAAGGCACGCCACGACTACGTGATCGAGGACGTGTACGAGGCGGGGATCGTCCTGTCGGGCACCGAGGTCAAGGCGCTGCGGATGGGGCGGGCCTCGCTCGTCGACGGTTACGTCGCCGTGGACCGCGGCGAGGCGTGGCTCGAGAACGTCCACATCCCCGAGTACACCGAGGGGACGTGGAACAACCACGCCCCGCGGCGCAAGCGCAAGCTGCTCCTGCACAAGGAGGAGATCCTGCGCCTCGAGTCCAAGACGCGCGAGAAGGGCCACACGATCGTGCCCCTCGCCCTGTACTTCCTCGACGGTCGGGCCAAGGTCGAGATCGCCCTGGCGCGCGGCAAGAAGGAGTACGACAAGCGGCAGGCCCTGCGCGAGAAGCAGGACAACCGCGAGGCGCAGCGCGCGATGCGGCAGCGCGAGCTGCGCTGA
- a CDS encoding DUF4349 domain-containing protein produces MRTTRPFAVVAALLLGGALLAGCSASSGDMAALSVDDGGAGSEVAGGGAADAPEDVASGIAPGDEDAVAAAEREIVTTGSVTVVADDPSAAADAVADLAESAGGRVESRRQSEPEGDTLASAELTIRVPAAQTTATVDALDQVGEVRDLSIEAVDVTGTARDLDARVDALTTSVERLRTLMGDAATTADLLAAEQELTSRQAELESLQAQRAALTDQVSMSTLHVTVVQVVPTEQLAPGGFLGGLQNGWNALLATLNGLVVVLGALLPWLVVAGVVLLVVRWVLRRFRRRAQDGGTPPGETDRPGPDDDPDAPAASRGPLVGASTHD; encoded by the coding sequence ATGCGGACCACTCGCCCCTTCGCCGTCGTCGCGGCGCTCCTGCTCGGCGGCGCTCTCCTCGCGGGCTGCTCCGCCTCCTCGGGCGACATGGCGGCCCTCTCCGTGGACGACGGCGGCGCGGGCTCGGAGGTCGCGGGCGGCGGCGCGGCGGACGCCCCCGAGGACGTGGCCTCGGGGATCGCCCCGGGAGACGAGGACGCCGTCGCCGCGGCGGAGCGGGAGATCGTCACCACCGGGTCGGTCACGGTCGTGGCCGACGACCCGTCGGCCGCAGCCGACGCGGTCGCCGACCTCGCGGAGAGCGCGGGCGGGCGGGTCGAGAGCCGGCGGCAGTCGGAGCCCGAGGGCGACACGCTGGCGTCCGCCGAGCTGACGATCCGGGTGCCGGCGGCACAGACGACCGCCACCGTCGACGCCCTCGACCAGGTGGGCGAGGTGCGCGACCTGTCGATCGAGGCCGTCGACGTCACGGGGACCGCGCGCGACCTCGATGCCCGCGTCGACGCCCTGACGACCTCGGTCGAACGGCTGCGCACGCTCATGGGCGACGCCGCCACGACCGCCGACCTGCTCGCCGCGGAGCAGGAGCTGACGAGCCGCCAGGCCGAGCTGGAGTCGCTGCAGGCGCAGCGCGCCGCGCTCACGGACCAGGTCTCGATGTCGACCCTGCACGTCACGGTCGTGCAGGTCGTGCCGACCGAGCAGCTCGCGCCCGGCGGCTTCCTCGGGGGTCTGCAGAACGGCTGGAACGCCCTGCTCGCCACGCTCAACGGGCTCGTCGTCGTCCTCGGCGCCCTGCTGCCGTGGCTCGTGGTCGCCGGGGTCGTGCTGCTCGTCGTGCGTTGGGTCCTGCGCCGGTTCCGACGGCGAGCCCAGGACGGAGGCACCCCTCCGGGGGAGACCGACCGCCCGGGTCCGGACGACGACCCCGACGCCCCGGCCGCGAGCCGCGGGCCGCTCGTCGGTGCGTCCACCCATGACTGA